Proteins from one Nitrospirota bacterium genomic window:
- a CDS encoding HupE/UreJ family protein has protein sequence MARLIALLMLVLPSLSLAHEMGEEPGGLVSGLLHPLVGMDHLLAALAIGLWAGSLAGRKAWILPLAFSLATLTSAALGPGIAPFAVAEMALAMSVLVLGLMAAVQSPPRLAAGILMAASVGLLHGHAHGTEGMGLSLQAGYLAGLATSTWGLHAVGLLVARRIPLMGMRLLGGSIALAGASLALAL, from the coding sequence ATGGCCCGTCTTATTGCCCTCCTCATGCTTGTCCTTCCCTCCCTGTCCCTCGCCCACGAGATGGGCGAAGAGCCTGGAGGACTGGTCAGTGGCCTGCTGCACCCGCTAGTGGGCATGGACCACCTGCTTGCCGCCCTGGCGATCGGCCTGTGGGCAGGCTCCCTTGCAGGAAGAAAGGCCTGGATTCTCCCCCTGGCCTTCAGCCTTGCCACCCTGACAAGCGCCGCCCTGGGCCCGGGCATCGCCCCGTTCGCCGTCGCGGAAATGGCCCTCGCCATGTCGGTGCTCGTGCTCGGACTCATGGCGGCGGTCCAGTCACCGCCGAGGCTCGCGGCCGGCATCCTGATGGCCGCGTCGGTCGGCCTGCTGCACGGACATGCGCACGGCACGGAGGGCATGGGCCTCTCCCTCCAGGCGGGATATCTGGCGGGTCTGGCCACCTCGACATGGGGATTGCATGCGGTGGGACTGCTTGTGGCGCGTCGCATCCCCCTCATGGGGATGCGCCTGCTCGGAGGGTCGATCGCCCTCGCCGGGGCCAGCCTTGCACTGGCCCTCTGA